Proteins encoded together in one uncultured Desulfosarcina sp. window:
- a CDS encoding tetratricopeptide repeat protein, which translates to MKHKYLSVGLGVILLILSGCQTSQAPREMDKQANAYIEQAQAYEGQGHLLEALEQFKLAQTIAPEEPVVTEGIQRLEKQLGDLAEKHYQAGLRYRDKGQWESAKKEFLKALYYRPDHEKAAAMLQQRQPEEGTKYITHQIKAGESISKLALKYYGDYKKYHHIANFNKLTDVTRVRVGQEIRIPVINGVSLEDLIRISNKSDAASQAAPEISGEYVLHEIQPGESLSIIAKKYYGDYKLYRMIADYNGIDDPTSVKVGQKVKVPRLEAAEAPQAPVAEPEPAEPEQPQMAPETAGEYQPEAEEPVDQVAGYRETGVSLFEDKQYEDAIVEFQKVLSADPNDSAAKAYISRSYLELGKDHLAAGRIDDAKSALTTALDYDGNCSECTELLARSQSTESGSLLEKGEELLRSNQYDQAIETLKQALALNPDDDAATDLLFQTYYQKATILYDKQDYLAAREAFQEAVAIKPDCSDCAGYIESSLEEYKELNYNQGIVYFGQEELNQAIESWEKVVAVDPDYKDVQQNLKKAKLLNERLERIKSSSGD; encoded by the coding sequence ATGAAACACAAATACCTAAGTGTCGGTCTGGGGGTGATTCTTCTGATATTGTCGGGTTGCCAGACATCCCAGGCCCCTCGGGAAATGGACAAGCAGGCCAACGCCTACATCGAACAGGCCCAGGCCTATGAAGGCCAGGGTCATCTGTTGGAGGCCCTGGAACAGTTCAAACTGGCGCAGACCATCGCGCCCGAGGAGCCGGTCGTCACCGAAGGCATCCAGCGTCTCGAAAAACAGCTCGGCGATCTGGCCGAGAAGCATTACCAGGCCGGTTTGCGCTACCGGGACAAGGGCCAATGGGAGTCGGCCAAAAAAGAGTTTTTAAAAGCCCTTTATTATCGCCCGGATCATGAAAAGGCGGCGGCCATGCTCCAGCAGAGGCAGCCGGAAGAGGGCACGAAGTACATCACCCATCAAATCAAAGCCGGAGAAAGCATTTCCAAGCTGGCCCTCAAATATTACGGCGACTATAAAAAGTACCACCATATCGCCAATTTCAACAAACTGACCGACGTCACCCGGGTGCGCGTGGGCCAGGAAATCCGGATTCCGGTCATCAATGGGGTGTCCTTGGAAGACCTGATCCGCATCAGCAACAAATCGGACGCAGCCTCGCAAGCGGCGCCCGAGATCTCCGGTGAGTACGTTCTGCATGAAATCCAACCCGGAGAGAGCCTGTCCATAATTGCCAAGAAATATTATGGTGATTACAAGCTGTACCGGATGATTGCCGACTACAATGGCATCGACGACCCCACCAGTGTCAAGGTGGGGCAGAAAGTGAAAGTGCCGCGGCTCGAAGCCGCCGAGGCGCCACAGGCCCCCGTAGCGGAGCCTGAGCCCGCCGAACCGGAGCAGCCGCAAATGGCGCCGGAGACCGCCGGGGAATACCAACCCGAGGCGGAAGAACCCGTGGACCAGGTGGCCGGTTACCGTGAAACGGGCGTCTCCCTGTTCGAAGACAAACAGTACGAGGATGCCATCGTCGAATTTCAAAAAGTATTGAGCGCCGATCCGAACGACTCGGCCGCCAAGGCCTATATTTCGCGGTCGTACCTGGAACTGGGTAAAGACCATCTTGCCGCCGGCCGGATCGATGACGCCAAAAGCGCCTTGACCACGGCCCTGGACTACGACGGGAACTGTTCGGAATGCACGGAATTGCTGGCCCGATCCCAATCGACGGAATCGGGATCATTGCTGGAAAAAGGGGAAGAACTCCTGCGCAGCAATCAGTACGACCAGGCCATCGAAACGCTGAAACAGGCGCTGGCATTGAATCCGGACGATGACGCCGCAACCGATCTCCTCTTCCAGACGTACTATCAAAAAGCAACGATTTTATACGACAAACAGGACTATCTGGCCGCCAGGGAAGCTTTTCAAGAAGCCGTTGCCATCAAACCGGATTGCAGCGATTGCGCGGGCTACATCGAAAGCAGTCTGGAGGAATACAAGGAGCTGAACTACAATCAAGGGATCGTCTATTTCGGCCAGGAGGAGTTGAACCAGGCCATCGAATCATGGGAAAAAGTGGTGGCCGTCGATCCGGATTACAAAGACGTTCAGCAAAACCTGAAAAAAGCGAAGCTGCTGAACGAGCGGCTGGAGAGAATCAAAAGCAGTTCGGGCGATTAG
- a CDS encoding FHA domain-containing protein: MPQMPNITIQLVHIQGPLKGQIQDFTEFPVHIGRHSTCQVRFEKGLTTISRKHARIEKQGNRFRIIDASTNGTYVNGKRIADVYLRDGDVITFSENGPKASFLTKIETGQVPVAPTAAPRQTPAPAAAPPVSPAPRPSSPAAPPPPRTPIPVASPTPTPAPVPPAASPPPPAAEPSLTVGPDMEIPVISTNAPLVIQFGPTLQSYNLLPVTIGTDADCDFVIANSVLAGRHVQIFFNDNNYYAKDLTGRNLVAINGRPVGTQSVLAQGAELSLTDKGPKFKFLGGGRLAEIPDMVSEPLEKTDALANLPDIDEPPSVPQKKSKSLFKSFFK, encoded by the coding sequence ATGCCCCAGATGCCCAACATCACCATCCAGCTCGTCCATATTCAAGGCCCCTTGAAGGGGCAGATTCAGGATTTTACCGAGTTTCCCGTTCACATCGGTCGCCATTCCACATGCCAGGTCCGTTTCGAGAAAGGCCTGACCACCATCTCCCGGAAACATGCCCGGATCGAAAAACAGGGCAACCGCTTTCGCATCATTGACGCCAGCACCAACGGCACCTATGTCAATGGAAAACGAATTGCCGATGTCTACCTCAGGGACGGCGATGTGATCACCTTTTCCGAAAACGGTCCCAAGGCCAGCTTTCTGACTAAAATCGAAACCGGCCAGGTTCCCGTTGCGCCGACGGCAGCACCCCGACAGACACCGGCGCCGGCAGCAGCGCCTCCCGTCTCCCCTGCTCCCAGACCCTCGTCTCCGGCGGCACCACCGCCACCGCGGACGCCCATACCGGTTGCCTCTCCAACGCCGACGCCAGCACCGGTCCCTCCCGCGGCATCGCCGCCACCGCCAGCTGCGGAGCCGAGCCTCACCGTGGGGCCCGATATGGAAATTCCGGTAATCAGCACCAACGCCCCGCTGGTCATTCAATTCGGCCCAACGCTGCAATCCTACAACCTGCTTCCCGTTACCATCGGAACGGATGCGGATTGTGATTTCGTCATCGCCAACAGCGTCCTTGCCGGACGGCACGTGCAGATCTTTTTTAATGACAACAATTATTACGCCAAGGATTTGACCGGCAGAAACCTGGTTGCCATCAACGGTCGTCCGGTGGGCACCCAGTCCGTACTGGCCCAAGGTGCTGAATTATCGCTGACCGACAAGGGCCCCAAATTCAAGTTCCTTGGTGGCGGTCGCCTGGCGGAAATCCCAGATATGGTATCTGAGCCGCTGGAGAAGACCGACGCTTTGGCCAACCTTCCCGATATCGACGAACCGCCGTCGGTACCCCAAAAAAAATCGAAGTCGCTGTTTAAAAGCTTTTTTAAATAG
- a CDS encoding polysaccharide deacetylase family protein, which translates to MHKLKTGESPEMLAQRYLGEARLAWMIEDANPEAGFLPGRFVVIPLRIANRGGITEKGYQTVPILCYHRFAASCDSPLCMPADVFDQQMKYLKENGYRVIGPEELLDFLDYRKAIPKNAVMITVDDGYRSVYNVAYPILKKYGFAATLFIYIDYVGVSSKAMTWDQLRELKQEGFYIGSHSVAHSDLSKKKETEDDPAYLDRLKKEIFRSKEIIDSELDQDTLIFSYPFGRRNQTAISLSREAGYKIAVTVDRGGNPFFADPFTIRRDQVLKRDMKRFISRLKTFQSYPLK; encoded by the coding sequence TTGCATAAACTTAAAACCGGCGAAAGCCCGGAGATGTTGGCGCAACGATATCTCGGTGAAGCCCGGTTGGCCTGGATGATCGAGGACGCGAATCCCGAAGCCGGCTTTCTCCCCGGCCGTTTCGTTGTCATCCCCTTAAGGATCGCCAACCGCGGAGGCATTACGGAAAAGGGGTATCAGACGGTTCCGATACTTTGCTACCACCGTTTTGCCGCTTCATGCGATTCGCCGTTGTGCATGCCGGCCGACGTATTCGACCAGCAGATGAAGTATCTCAAGGAAAACGGCTATCGGGTGATCGGTCCCGAAGAGTTGCTGGATTTTCTGGACTACCGCAAGGCCATCCCGAAAAATGCGGTCATGATTACCGTGGACGACGGCTATCGCTCCGTATATAATGTGGCCTACCCGATTCTTAAAAAATACGGATTCGCGGCCACCTTGTTCATTTACATCGACTACGTCGGGGTATCCAGCAAGGCCATGACCTGGGACCAGTTGCGGGAACTCAAGCAGGAGGGCTTTTATATCGGCTCGCACTCGGTGGCTCACAGCGATCTTTCCAAGAAAAAGGAAACCGAGGATGACCCGGCTTATCTGGACCGGTTGAAAAAGGAAATTTTTCGATCCAAGGAGATTATCGATAGCGAACTCGATCAGGACACCCTGATTTTCTCTTACCCTTTCGGCAGGCGCAATCAAACCGCAATATCCTTGTCGCGCGAGGCCGGATACAAAATCGCCGTTACCGTAGACCGGGGAGGCAACCCGTTTTTCGCGGATCCGTTTACGATCCGGCGTGACCAGGTATTGAAACGGGACATGAAGCGTTTCATTTCGCGTTTGAAAACTTTTCAATCTTACCCACTAAAGTGA